The Sander vitreus isolate 19-12246 chromosome 10, sanVit1, whole genome shotgun sequence genome contains the following window.
TCACAAGGAAGGCCAAAGCCTTCCTCGCTGACCCGAGTCACACCTTGTCCTGTGAATCCAGGCTGCTGCCATCTGGTCGCAGGTACCTGGTACCCAGGTGTAACACCAAGAGATGGAAGAGCTCATTTGTACCTGTTGGCATTGGTCTCATTAATACCTTGTTGTAATCTGTCCCGTTGGAGTATGGAATATGAACGTATGTTATGTTGTGTATGAGATGCTGTCTTCTGTTCTCTGCTGGCTGCAGAAACAATTGCCCCATTTGGGgataataaagttgacttgatcTTGATCTTGAAGGACATGTTTCCTCTGAACGGTGTGAAACAGCTCTGAGTTCTGTTTTCTCTGGTTTGGTGGGCGTGTCTCTCTTTTATTGGCTGTGTTCCAGCTGatagccaatcagcagagacgtgtctgtagtctcgtggtaataaaaaggcagagaccCCCCCCATCAGGGACGGACGGGCTCACAACACATTTAAGATCAGTTCTTTTGGAATGATGTGAGAAATGTACTATTCAAAGCATTACTGTAATATATAGAGAAGAAAGAACCGATGTCATCTATGAAACAAGGACTAATAACGCCGATTCCTAAATGTGGTGAAGACAAAAGCATTTGGGATCGTTTGAGACcaataacattgttgaatactGACTACAAGTTCCTCTCTGGAGTTGTTGCTACTGGGCTAAAGGGAGGTATGTCGACCATCATTGTTGAGACACAATCAGGCTTTTTGACAGAAAGGTCAATTCACAACAACTTAAgacttgttttaaatgtacttgAGTACAGCAATATTATTCATGATAGTGGGTTTattatattcttacatttttatCAAGCGTTTGATTCTGTTGAACATCCCATTTTGGATTTGGGGATTAATGTATGAATATAATAGGGATGCTATATAATGGGAtcagtagttgtagtagtagcTCTAGGGCCCCTGTCCCTGGTTATTCCCTTGGCCTTAAAAATCAACCAGTTTTCAAGAGCTTCAGGCAAAAAAGaggtttgagaaccactgatttaTTTCTCCTCCAGAAGAACATTTTCATTAAATGATGTTGATCAGTTCCTGCTTTGAGCCACCAGGTGGAGCCTCTGACTCACTAGTGAGACATGCTGCAGACTAGCTGACGGGACTGAATTCTCCAGTGCATTGTGCTGTTTACGTTCCTCTTTATGCTCATTCAGAAAATGCAATTCTGAAATGCACTACtgattttgattgtttttgctTGTGTAGCATAAAGCTACTACAGCTGCATGTTAAGCACTGACAATAAATGAACCTTGAACATATACAGTTTAAAACAGTTTAAAGTATAAATAATTACATACTTCACGTCAGATGAAGCCTCAGTtgctacggtggccctgaagtgcaaatcacaacagcaaatatgaaaacacgacaacaaatatgaaaacacgacaacaaatatgaaaacacgacaacaaatatgaaaacacgacaacaaatatgaaaacacgacaacaaatatgaaaacacgacaacaaactggaaaacacgacagcaaacatgaaaaaacgacaacaaatatgaaaacacgacaacaaatatgaaaacacgacagcaaatatgaaaacacgacaacaaatatgaaaacacgacagcaaacatgaaaacacgacaacaaatatgaaaacacgacaacaaacatgaaaacacgacaacaaatatgaaaacacgacagcaaataggaaaacacgacaacaaatatgaaaacacgacaacaaatatgaaaacacgacaacaaatatgaaaacacgacagcaaataggaaaacacgacaacaaatatgaaaacacgacagcaaatatgaaaacacgacaacaaatatgaaaacacgacaacaaatatgaaatgtggtggaagtttctgttcagcgagggaggaatttgggtgaagaagagaccttgttgaaacagaataaagacaggctgcaaactggattaaaagtttaggtattcggtggaagggtttaattattttatatatatatatatatatatatatatatatatatagagagagagagagagaacaatcaaaaatgacaagaacagcaatgaacaatgaacagagttacaaagtgaccgCCGATCTGTGCCTCGCGTAACATATGACAGCTCCTTATATCCCATTTTCCAGCAGAAACACGACCATGAGGAGGAAGACATTCTAATCTTGAACACTGCTGTCTAAAGCTGTCcctgtacatctgtctagtgCGTAAAAAGATGACTATAGTCGTCCTTCAATCTNNNNNNNNNNNNNNNNNNNNNNNNNNNNNNNNNNNNNNNNNNNNNNNNNNNNNNNNNNNNNNNNNNNNNNNNNNNNNNNNNNNNNNNNNNNNNNNNNNNNNNNNNNNNNNNNNNNNNNNNNNNNNNNNNNNNNNNNNNNNNNNNNNNNNNNNNNNNNNNNNNNNNNNNNNNNNNNNNNNNNNNNNNNNNNNNNNNNNNNNNNNNNNNNNNNNNNNNNNNNNNNNNNNNNNNNNNNNNNNNNNNNNNNNNNNNNNNNNNNNNNNNNNNNNNNNNNNNNNNNNNNNNNNNNNNNNNNNNNNNNNNNNNNNNNNNNNNNNNNNNNNNNNNNNNNNNNNNNNNNNNNNNNNNNNNNNNNNNNNNNNNNNNNNNNNNNNNNNNNNNNNNNNNNNNNNNNNNNNNNNNNNNNNNNNNNNNNNNNNNNNNNNNNNNNNNNNNNNNNNNNNNNNNNNNNNNNNNNNNNNNNNNNNNNNNNNNNNNNNNNNNNNNNNNNNNNNNNNNNNNNNNNNNNNNNNNNNNNNNNNNNNNNNNNNNNNNNNNNNNNNNNNNNNNNNNNNNNNNNNNNNNNNNNNNNNNNNNNNNNNNNNNNNNNNNNNNNNNNNNNNNNNNNNNNNNNNNNNNNNNNNNNNNNNNNNNNNNNNNNNNNNNNNNNNNNNNNNNNNNNNNNNNNNNNNNNNNNNNNNNNNNNNNNNNNNNNNNNNNNNNNNNNNNNNNNNNNNNNNNNNNNNNNNNNNNNNNNNNNNNNNNNNNNNNNNNNNNNNNNNNNNNNNNNNNNNNNNNNNNNNNNNNNNNNNNNNNNNNNNNNNNNNNNNNNNNNNNNNNNNNNNNNNNNNNNNNNNNNNNNNNNNNNNNNNNNNNNNNNNNNNNNNNNNNNNNNNNNNNNNNNNNNNNNNNNNNNNNNNNNNNNNNNNNNNNNNNNNNNNNNNNNNNNNNNNNNNNNNNNNNNNNacacacacagacacacacacacacagagacacacacacacagacacacacagagacacacacacacacacacagacacacacacagacacacacagacacacagagacacacgacacacacacagacacacagagacacacagacacacacacacacggggacacacacagagacacacacacacacagacacacacagacacacacagacacagagacacacacacacacagagacacacacagggacacacacacagacacacacacacacagggacacagagacacacacacacacacacacacagagacacacacacagacacacacacagacacacacacacacagggacacacacacacacacacagggacacacacagggacacacacacacacaggacacacacacgggacacacagcacacagggacacacacacacagacacacacacacaggacacacagacacacacacacaggacacacacacagacacacacacacagagacacacacacacacacagagacacacacagggacacacacacacacgagacacacacacgacacacacacagcacacagacacacacactgggacacacagagacacacagagacacacaggacacacagacacacacacacagagacacacacacagggacacacacacacagggacacacacacacacacgagacacacacagacacacacacacacagagacacacacacacacacagagacacacacacacacagacacacacaggacacacagacacacacacacacagacacacacgagcacacacacagacacacacagagacacagcacacacacagacacacacacagacacacacagagacacacacacacagcacacagacacagagacacacacacacagacacacacagagacacacacacacacacacagagacacacagacacacacacacagagacacacacgagacacacacacacacacagggacacacacacacagagacacacacacagagacacacacacagagacacacacgagacacacacagagacacagagacacacagagacacacaggacacacagagacacacagagacacacacacagagacacacacacacacacacacagagacacacacacagacagagacacacacacagagacacacacacacacacacacacacacacacacagagacacacacacacagacacacacacagacacacacacacacacacagacacacacacacagacacacagacacacacacagacacacacacacacacacagacacacacacacagacacacagacacacacacagacacacacacacacacacacacacactctaccagAATGGATTAATGAAATGTGCTCCCCCAATGTTCCAGCTCCATAGATTCCTCTGTTGCCGAGGCGATGCCTGGCGTGGCGTGCTGTGTGTTTGCCAAGGACATACCCGGCAGCAACGCCGTCGGACCAATCACGTACGACGAAACCGTCCTCGCCGacggccaggtgtgtgtgtgtctgtctgtccgacCAACCAGGTGAGTCTCTACCTCCAGGTGATGACGTGTGTGTCTGGTCCTACAGGTGACGTGTGTGGGCCACATCATCGGCGCCGTGGTGGCCGACACTCAGCTCGCCGCTCAGAGGGCCGCCAAGGCCGTCAGGGTCCAGTACCAGGACCTGCCCCACATAGTCACCATccaggtcagacacacacacacacacacacacacacacacacacacacacacacacacacacacaggtcagacacacacatcacacatccaggggacacacacacacacacacacacacacacacacacacacacacacacacacacacacacacacacacacacacacacacacacacacacacacacacacacacacacacacacacacacagagagacacacacacacacacacacacacacacacacacacatagtcaccatccaggtcagacacacacacacacacacacacacacacacacacacacacacagacatacacagcacacacacacatagcacacacacacacacacacacacacacacacacacacacacacacagacatacacacacacacacacacacacacacacacacacacacacacacacacacacatgtcagacacacacacacacatcaggtcagacacacacacataggacacacacacacacacacacacacacacacacacagacatcatgtaagacacacacacacacacacacacacacacacacacacacacacacacacacacacacacacacacacacacacacacacacacacatacatataagacacacacacacacatcatgacacacacacacacacacacacacacacacacacacacacacacacacacacacataatgtaagacacacacacacacacacacacacacacacacacatcatgtaagacacacacacacacacacacacataatgtgtTGTTGGTTTGATTGACAGGAAGCCATCGCAGCCCAGTCCTTctatcagccaatcagaaccaTCAAGAGTGGAGACCTGGAGGCGGGGTTTAAACAGGCCGATCACATCCTGgagggtctgtctgtctgtctgtctgtctctctctgtatgtctgtctgtctctctctgtctgtctctctctgtatgtctgtctgtctctctctgtctgtctgtctgtctgtctgcctgcctgcctgtctgtctgtgtgattaAAGCTGATTATTGATTGATTATTGACAGGTGAGATGCACATTGGAGGTCAGGAACATTTCTACCTGGAGACCAACGTTACTCTCGCTGTTCCCAGAGGAGAAGACGGAGAGATGGAGCTCTTTGTCTCTACTCAGTCACCCTCCAAAACACAGGTAACAGTACTCCGAAAAATACTCCAAAACACAGGTAACAGTACTCCAAAACACAGGTAACAGTACTCCGAAAAATACTCCAAAACACAGGTAACAGTACTCCGAAAAGTACTCCAAAACACAGGTAACAGTACTCCGAAAAAATACTCCAAAACACAGGTAACAGTACTCCGAAAAATACTCCAAAACACAGGTAACAGTACTCTGAAAAAATACTCCAAAACACAGGTAACAATGGAAGTTagtttgtattttataaaagaaaataatgtattaatcagaatgttgtgtgtgtgtgtgtgtgtgtgtgtctgcctgtgtgtgtgtgtgtgtctgcctctgtgtgtgtgtgtgtgtgtctctctgtgtgtgtgtctctctgtgtgtgtgtctctctgtgtgtgtgtgtctgtgtgtgtgtgtgtgtctgcctctgtgtgtgtgtgtctctgcctctgtgtgtgtgtgtctctgcctctgtgtgtgtgtgtgtctctgcctctgtgtgtgtgtgtctctgtgtgtgtgtgtgtctgcctctgtgtgtgtgtgtgtgtctgcctctgtgtgtgtgtgtgtgtctgcctctgtgtgtgtgtgtgtgtgtgtctgctgtgtgtgtgtgtgtgtctgcctctgtgtgtgtgtgtctgcctctgtgtgtgtgtgtctgcctctgtgtgtgtgtgtctctgcctctgtgtgtgtgtctctctgtgtgtgtctctctctgtgtgtgtgtgtctgcctctgtgtgctgtgtgtgtgtgtctgcctctgtgtgtgtgtgtgtctctgcctcgtgtgtgtgtgtgtctgcctgtgtgtgtgtgtgtctgcctgtgtgtgtgtgtgtgtgtgtgtgtgtgtgtctctgcctctgtgtgtgtgtgtgtgtgtgtgtctctgcctctgtgtgtgtgtgtgtgctgcctctgtgtgtgtgtgtgtgtctctgcctctgtgtgtgtgtgtgtctgcctctgtgtgtgtgtgtgtgtgtgtctctgcctctgtgtgtgtgtgtgtgtctctgcctctgtgtgtgtgtgtgtgtctctgcctctgtgtgtgtgtctctgcctctgtgtgtgtctctctgcctctgtgtgtgtgtgtgtctctgcctcgtgtgtgtgtgtgtctctgcctctgtgtgtgtgtgtgtgtgtgtgtgtgtctctgcctctgtctctgtgtgtgtgtgtgtgtgtgtgtgtgtgtgtgtgtgtgtctctgcctctgtgtgtgtgtgtgtcagctgctGGTAGCGAAGGTGTTGGGCGTCCCTGCTAACCGTGTGATGGTCCGGGTGAAGAGGATGGGGGGGGGCTTCGGGGGGAAGGAGACCAGAACCACCGTGTTGTCCACCGTGGTCGCCGTGGCGGCAAACAAGTACGTCTGCTCTGTCAATCATTGTAAGTTAGggtctcttattttgaaagtaaatGACAGCTGTTTCCTGCTTCCTGGTGTCAGGCTGAAGAGACCTGTCAGGTGCATGTTGGACAGAGACGAAGACATGTTGGTCACTGGAGGACGCCATCCTTTCTACGGGAAATACAAggtgggggtgtgtgtctgtgtgtgtgtgtgtgtgtgtgtgtgtgtctctgtgtgtgtgtgtgtgtgtgtgtgtgtctctgtgtgtgtgtgtgtttgtgtgtgtgtctctgtctctgtgtgtgtgtctctctgtctctgtgtgtgtgtctctttctctgtgtgtgtgtgtgtgtgtgtctgtgtgtgtgtgtgtgtgtctctgtgtgtgtgtgtctctgtctgtctgtgtgtatttgtgtgtgtctctgtctctgtgtgtgtgtgtgtgtgtgtgtctgtgtgtgtgtgtgtgtgtgtctctgtctgtctgtgtgtgtgtgtgtctctgtctgtctgtgtgtgtatgtgtgtctgtgtgtgtctctgtgtgtgtctctgtctgtgtgtgtgtgtgtctcgtctctgtgtgtgtgtctctgtgtgtgtctgtgtgtgtgtctctgtgtgtgtgtgtgtgtgtctctgtctgtgtgtgtgtgtgtgtctctgtgtgtgtctgtgtgtgtgtctctgtgtgtgtctgtgtgtgtgtgtgtgtgtgtgtgtgtgtgtgtgtctgtgtgtctgtgtgtgtgtctgtgtgtgtgtgtgtgtgtgtgtgtgtgtgtgtgtgtgtgtgtgtctctgtgtctgtgtgtgtgtctctgtctgtctgtgtgtgtgtatgtgtgtcgtctgtgtgtgtgtctctgtgtgtgtctctctgtctgtgtgtgtgtgtgtgtctgctctgtgtgtgtgtctctgtgtgtgtgtgtgtgtctctgtgtgtgtgtgtgtgctctgtgtgtgtgtgtgtgtgtgtctctgtgtgctctgtctgtgtgtgtctctgtgtgtgtgtgtgtgtgtgtgtctgtctgtgtgtgtgtgtgtgtgtgtgtgtctgtgtgtgtgtgtctgtgtgtctgtgtgtgtgtgtgtgtgtgtgtgtctctgtgtgtgtctgtgtgtgtgtgtgtgtgtgtgtgtctctgtgtgtgtctgtgtgtgttctacaTGTGCTCCTGGTATGATGCTGTGTAGTTTGTCTTCTCTTCTCCAGGTGGGTTTCCTAAACAGCGGTAAAGTCGTAGCTCTGGACGTGTCGTACTACAGTAACGCTGGAAACTCCATGGACCTGTCTCTGtcggtgagacacacacacacacacacacacacacacacacacacacacacacacacacacagagacacacacagacacagagacacacagacagcatgCACACGAACATCCACACATGAAGCTACTGTTTGCGGATGATATACTGATGtttccccctgtgtgtgtgtgtgtgtgtgtgtgtgtgtgtgtgtgtgtgtgtgtgtgggctgaaGATCATGGAGCGTGCTCTGTTCCACATGGAGAACTCGTACAGCGTGGCTAACGTGCGCGGCCGTGGCTTCGTGTGCCGCACCAACCTGCCGTCTAACACGGCCTTCAGGGGCTTCGGGGGGCCGCAAGGCATGATGGTCACGGAGAGCTGGGTGACTGACGTGGCTCAGAGCCTGGGACGTCCCGCAGAGGAGGTAGGCAGCtggatccacacacacacaccgatacacacacatacatatatacacatacacacacatacacacacatacacgtacacacacatacacacacacacagacacaccgatacacacacatacatatatacacatacacacacatacacgtacacacacagacacacacacacagacacaccgatacacacacatacatacatacacacacacacacacacacacacacaaacagacacacacacacaccgatacatacagacacacacacacatacacacacgatacatacacacacacacagatatacacacacacatacgacacacacacacacacacacacacacacacgatacacacaaacagacacacacacacacacacagagaccccccccacacacacacacacacacacacacacagacacacacacacacagacacacacacacacagacacacacacacacacagacacacacacacacactatgataACGTGGATCGAGCAGCGTCCAATCAGTGCCTCTGTCTCCCTGCAGGTGCGTCGGTTGAACCTGTATGTGGAAGGAGAGTCGACGCCCTACAACCAGATGCTGGATCAGCTGACCCTGGACCGCTGCTGGGACGAGTGTCTGCAACGCTCGGGGTACCAGCAGCGCCGGGCCGCCGCCGACCTCTACAACAGGTAACCCCAAAACGCTCCGGGACGTTTgctggctctgctaaatagtttAAAGCCAATAGAAACCtgttgcgtaatgacgtcacatgctgttttacgaggaagtgttccctcgtttagaagaagtctcccagctaatcctgccttgtactactgaagctggagaaacagctagctagctcatgtagtccttacctagctagctcatgtagtccttacctagctagctcatgtagtccttacctagctagctcgtgtagtccttacctagctactgagcatgtagtccttacctagctactgagcatgtagtccttacctagctactgagcgtgtagtccttacctagctagctgagcatgtagtccttacctagctactgagcgtgtagtccttacctagctactgagcatgtagtccttacctagctactgagcatgtagtcatacctagctactgagcgtgtagtccttacctagctactgagcatgtagtccttacctagctactgagcatgtagtccttacctagctactg
Protein-coding sequences here:
- the LOC144524873 gene encoding xanthine dehydrogenase/oxidase-like gives rise to the protein MSTIIVETQSGFLTESSIDSSVAEAMPGVACCVFAKDIPGSNAVGPITYDETVLADGQVTCVGHIIGAVVADTQLAAQRAAKAVRVQYQDLPHIVTIQEAIAAQSFYQPIRTIKSGDLEAGFKQADHILEGEMHIGGQEHFYLETNVTLAVPRGEDGEMELFVSTQSPSKTQLLVAKVLGVPANRVMVRVKRMGGGFGGKETRTTVLSTVVAVAANKLKRPVRCMLDRDEDMLVTGGRHPFYGKYKVGFLNSGKVVALDVSYYSNAGNSMDLSLSIMERALFHMENSYSVANVRGRGFVCRTNLPSNTAFRGFGGPQGMMVTESWVTDVAQSLGRPAEEVRRLNLYVEGESTPYNQMLDQLTLDRCWDECLQRSGYQQRRAAADLYNRLNRWTKRGLAIVPTKFGISFTAAFLNQAGALVHIYTDGSVLLTHGGTEMGQGLHTKMVQVASRVLGIPCSKIHISETSTNTVPNTSPTAASASSDLNGAAVLNACQTLIQRLAPYKTLNPKGSWEDWVKAAYFDRVNLSANGFYKTPDLGYSFDTNSGRVFNYFTYGVACSEVEIDCLTGAHKNLSTTIVMDVGHSLNPAIDIGQVEGGFLQGLGLFTLEELHYSPRGVLLTRGPGSYKIPAFGDIPTQLTVSLLRDAPNDKAIFASKAVGEPPLFLAASVFYAIKDAITAARVESGVSGPFRLDSPASAERIRTACCDRFTKLCPPADPGTFTPWSVQV